Proteins encoded within one genomic window of Amycolatopsis nigrescens CSC17Ta-90:
- a CDS encoding DUF4097 family beta strand repeat-containing protein, whose product MPIFDTPEPISATIDLGVGDVRISASDRTDTVVEVRPSDQTDESDVKAAKQVRVEYVNGELLVTGPRPRFFDPSRKTRSVDVTIELPSGSRVHGDAAIGQFHGTGLLGECRFEMSAGHVRLDGTGPLRVDTGAGYVVVDRVAGNAEVSTGSGRVTIGEVDGTGVVKNSNGRTEIGAATGEVRVRAANGDISVDRASAGVDAKCANGSIFVGEVIRGALVLNTSTGDLEVGVADGIDAWLDLDTGYGRVRNALSGTSPQPGGDGETVEVRAHTSFGDITVRRA is encoded by the coding sequence ATGCCCATTTTCGATACGCCGGAACCCATCTCGGCCACCATCGACCTCGGCGTCGGTGACGTGCGGATCAGCGCGAGCGACCGGACCGACACGGTGGTCGAGGTGCGCCCGAGCGACCAGACCGATGAGTCGGACGTCAAGGCCGCGAAGCAGGTCCGCGTCGAGTACGTGAACGGGGAGCTGCTGGTCACCGGGCCGCGGCCGCGGTTCTTCGACCCCTCGCGCAAGACCAGGTCGGTCGACGTGACGATCGAGCTGCCCTCGGGTTCCAGGGTGCACGGCGACGCCGCGATCGGTCAGTTTCACGGCACCGGGCTGCTCGGCGAGTGCCGGTTCGAGATGTCCGCCGGACACGTCCGGCTGGACGGGACGGGACCGTTGCGGGTGGACACCGGGGCGGGCTACGTCGTGGTGGACCGAGTCGCCGGCAACGCGGAGGTCAGCACCGGCTCCGGGCGGGTGACCATCGGCGAGGTCGACGGCACCGGCGTGGTCAAGAACTCCAACGGCCGCACCGAGATCGGCGCCGCCACCGGCGAGGTCCGGGTCCGCGCCGCCAACGGTGACATCTCCGTCGACAGGGCGAGCGCCGGGGTCGACGCGAAGTGCGCCAACGGCAGCATCTTCGTCGGCGAGGTGATCCGCGGCGCACTCGTGCTCAACACCTCGACCGGTGACCTCGAAGTCGGTGTCGCGGACGGCATCGACGCGTGGCTCGACCTGGACACCGGCTACGGCCGCGTGCGCAACGCGCTCTCCGGCACCTCCCCGCAGCCCGGCGGCGACGGCGAGACCGTCGAGGTCCGCGCGCACACCTCCTTCGGCGACATCACCGTCCGCCGCGCCTGA
- a CDS encoding daunorubicin resistance protein DrrA family ABC transporter ATP-binding protein translates to MTTRPSRSAITATGLRKSYGDKTVLDGIDLNVPRGTVFALLGANGAGKTTTVKILSTLINADHGAATVAGHDLAGDPDAVRASIGVTGQFSAVDNLLTGEENLILMAKLHHLGRAEGRRLATELLARFDLTEAGKKTVSTYSGGMRRRLDLAMTLVGSPQVIFLDEPTTGLDPRSRRGLWQIVRDLVAGGVTIFLTTQYLEEADELADRIAVLDHGRLVAEGTADELKRRIPGGHVQLRFADARGLDAAVRAIAGGTPDVESLTLRVPSDGSLRSLKALINRLDADTIDVDQLTVHTPDLDDVFLALTGTNPANEKVAAR, encoded by the coding sequence ATGACCACGAGGCCTTCTCGGTCCGCCATCACGGCGACCGGACTCCGCAAGTCCTACGGCGACAAGACCGTGCTCGACGGCATCGACCTGAACGTGCCGCGGGGCACCGTCTTCGCGCTGCTCGGTGCGAACGGCGCGGGCAAGACCACCACGGTCAAGATCCTGTCCACGCTGATCAACGCCGACCACGGTGCCGCGACGGTTGCCGGGCACGACCTGGCGGGTGACCCCGACGCGGTGCGTGCCTCGATCGGGGTCACCGGCCAGTTCTCGGCGGTGGACAACCTGCTCACCGGCGAGGAGAACCTGATCCTGATGGCGAAGCTGCACCACCTCGGCCGGGCCGAGGGGAGGCGGCTGGCCACCGAGCTGCTCGCCCGGTTCGACCTGACCGAGGCCGGGAAGAAGACCGTTTCCACCTACTCCGGCGGCATGCGGCGGCGGCTCGATCTCGCGATGACACTGGTCGGCAGCCCGCAGGTGATCTTCCTCGACGAACCGACCACCGGGCTGGACCCGCGCAGCCGCCGCGGCCTGTGGCAGATCGTCCGCGATCTGGTGGCCGGCGGCGTCACCATCTTCCTCACCACGCAGTACCTGGAGGAGGCCGACGAGCTCGCCGACCGGATCGCCGTGCTCGACCACGGGCGGCTGGTCGCCGAGGGCACCGCGGACGAGCTCAAGCGCCGCATCCCCGGTGGTCACGTCCAGCTCCGGTTCGCCGACGCCCGCGGTCTCGACGCGGCCGTGCGGGCAATCGCGGGCGGGACGCCCGACGTCGAGTCGCTGACCCTCCGGGTGCCCAGCGACGGCAGCCTCCGCTCGTTGAAGGCCCTGATCAACCGGCTCGACGCGGACACGATCGACGTCGACCAGCTGACCGTGCACACCCCCGACCTCGACGACGTCTTCCTCGCCCTGACCGGCACCAACCCCGCGAACGAGAAGGTGGCAGCCCGATGA
- a CDS encoding ABC transporter permease: MSTMTHAPHRTASTRSHALSDSATMLSRNLKHMLRYPSMTVMLVGMPIVFLLLFVYVFGGTLGAGLGGASGGRAEYVNYVVPAIILMTVTSAVQGTAVSVAMDMTEGIIARFRTMSIARVSVLTGHVLGSLIQVVLSVAVVLGVAFLVGFRPSAGFGDWLAAGGVILAMGFALIWLSVALGQASGSVETASNVGMPLVLLPFLGSGFVPTDSMPAAIRWFAEYQPFTPIIETLRGLLMGTPIGNNLAIALGWCFVIALGGYLWAKKLFNREYSR; the protein is encoded by the coding sequence ATGAGCACCATGACCCACGCGCCCCACCGCACGGCGAGCACCCGCTCCCACGCGCTGAGCGACTCGGCCACCATGCTGAGCCGCAACCTCAAGCACATGCTCCGCTACCCGTCGATGACGGTGATGCTGGTCGGGATGCCGATCGTCTTCCTGCTGCTGTTCGTCTACGTGTTCGGCGGCACGCTGGGTGCCGGGCTCGGCGGTGCGTCCGGTGGGCGCGCGGAGTACGTCAACTACGTGGTGCCCGCGATCATCCTGATGACCGTCACCAGTGCGGTGCAGGGCACCGCCGTGTCGGTCGCGATGGACATGACCGAAGGCATCATCGCCCGCTTCCGCACCATGTCCATAGCCAGAGTCTCGGTGCTGACCGGGCACGTGCTGGGCAGCCTGATCCAGGTGGTGCTCAGCGTCGCCGTCGTCCTCGGTGTCGCCTTCCTGGTCGGCTTCCGCCCCTCGGCGGGCTTCGGTGACTGGCTCGCCGCCGGCGGTGTCATCCTGGCGATGGGGTTCGCGCTGATCTGGCTGTCGGTCGCGCTGGGGCAGGCGAGCGGCAGCGTGGAGACCGCGAGCAACGTGGGCATGCCGCTGGTGCTGCTGCCCTTCCTCGGCAGCGGGTTCGTGCCGACCGACTCGATGCCGGCCGCGATCCGCTGGTTCGCCGAGTACCAGCCGTTCACGCCGATCATCGAAACCCTGCGCGGCCTGCTGATGGGCACGCCGATCGGCAACAACCTGGCGATCGCGCTCGGCTGGTGCTTCGTCATCGCGCTGGGTGGCTACCTCTGGGCGAAGAAGCTGTTCAACCGCGAGTACTCCCGCTGA
- a CDS encoding cupin domain-containing protein: MTTHQHTGSAVNTNAEPPRGNRVHHVRAGELDGHTAISGATTGSKKLWMGLVRNPPSSATDDHHHGDSEAGIYVVSGHPVFVYHDGTQEVRISAGPGDFLLVPPLVPHREENPDPDEPVVVVIARTTQEPIKVSLPELYQLETA; this comes from the coding sequence ATGACCACCCACCAGCACACCGGTTCCGCAGTGAACACCAACGCCGAACCGCCGCGGGGCAACCGCGTCCACCACGTCCGGGCCGGCGAGCTGGACGGTCACACCGCGATCAGCGGCGCCACGACCGGCTCGAAGAAGCTCTGGATGGGCCTGGTTCGGAACCCGCCTTCGAGCGCGACCGACGATCACCACCACGGCGACTCGGAGGCGGGGATCTACGTGGTCAGCGGCCATCCCGTGTTCGTCTACCACGACGGCACCCAGGAGGTGCGGATCTCCGCCGGCCCTGGCGACTTCCTGCTCGTTCCCCCGTTAGTCCCGCATCGCGAGGAGAATCCCGACCCGGACGAGCCGGTGGTCGTGGTGATCGCACGGACCACCCAGGAGCCGATCAAGGTCTCCCTGCCCGAGCTGTACCAGCTCGAAACCGCCTGA